One region of Alosa sapidissima isolate fAloSap1 chromosome 1, fAloSap1.pri, whole genome shotgun sequence genomic DNA includes:
- the fam163aa gene encoding protein FAM163A — translation MTAGTVVITGGILATVILLCIIAVLCYCRLQYYCCKRNDSEVDAGSTGDPQPQFACNACSAPGVDGSAVTPLALPYEPAAAARLPQHQLPPAPKFCPTCSPYYMRSMDDLRNGGERMAFMPAHYENPAASFSMSSLHSAPLSSRSTPDFYTNTRAISTDV, via the exons ATGACAGCTGGAACTGTTGTCATAACTGGAGGAATTCTCGCAACGGTGATACTCCTGTGTATCATAGCAGTGCTGTGTTACTGTAGACTCCAG TATTACTGCTGTAAGAGGAATGACTCGGAAGTGGACGCAGGCTCTACCGGGGACCCTCAGCCACAGTTTGCCTGCAACGCGTGCAGCGCCCCCGGGGTGGACGGCTCGGCGGTCACGCCTCTCGCGCTGCCGTACGAGCCGGCGGCGGCGGCGCGGCTGCCGCAGCATCAGTTGCCGCCGGCGCCCAAATTCTGCCCGACGTGCTCGCCCTACTACATGCGCTCCATGGACGACCTGCGCAACGGCGGCGAGCGGATGGCCTTCATGCCTGCCCACTACGAGAACCCGGCCGCGTCTTTCTCCATGTCCTCCCTGCACTCGGCGCCGCTGAGTAGCCGCTCCACCCCCGACTTCTACACCAACACCCGCGCCATCAGCACCGACGTCTGA